A genomic region of Gemmatimonadales bacterium contains the following coding sequences:
- the ruvX gene encoding Holliday junction resolvase RuvX, with amino-acid sequence MSLAPDGSETPPTEGPALSTLPSSGRLLAVDWGERRIGLAVTDETQTLASPLATLTRRVGKRFPMPALQIHLDAQQPVGLLIGLPLDSSGNDGASAIEAREMADLLGRRTGLPLLLWDERMSTARALAAIREQGGSTRGRKEDVDSLAAAIFLQHFLDARRLQR; translated from the coding sequence ATGAGTCTGGCGCCCGACGGGTCGGAGACCCCTCCGACCGAGGGCCCGGCACTCAGCACCCTCCCGTCGTCCGGCCGCCTCCTGGCGGTCGATTGGGGCGAGCGCCGAATCGGGCTCGCCGTCACGGACGAGACGCAGACCCTGGCGAGCCCGCTGGCCACACTGACGCGGCGGGTTGGAAAGCGGTTCCCGATGCCCGCCTTGCAAATCCACCTCGATGCCCAGCAACCCGTTGGCCTGCTGATCGGCCTGCCGCTCGACTCATCGGGCAACGACGGCGCGTCGGCCATCGAGGCCCGAGAGATGGCCGACCTGCTGGGCCGACGCACCGGCCTGCCGCTGCTGCTCTGGGACGAACGGATGTCGACTGCCCGCGCCCTCGCGGCAATTCGTGAGCAGGGCGGTTCGACCCGCGGCCGGAAGGAAGACGTCGATTCGCTTGCCGCAGCGATCTTTCTGCAGCACTTCCTCGATGCTCGCCGGTTGCAACGATGA